One region of Paucibacter aquatile genomic DNA includes:
- a CDS encoding ROK family protein: MSLKPFSSFPSAASSDAAAPSSIHAMPPHELLVADIGGSHIRIARHLGGSHCELLQQRATPAQDWSAFCDALHAAVLLHAGPHSALSIAIAGVVSPASGEVQAANLPALRGHALARELTARLGLPVQAHNDADCAALAEARVGVGAGHEVVFGAVLGTGVGGGLVVRGQLVRGAGGLCGEWGHGPILRETTLWNSHGQPVQLPRWACGCGQIGCLDTVGGARGLERMHLALNADAPRNSHQLLIDWQAGEPAASATVAAWIELLSSPLALVLNVTGASVVPVCGGLSRCTPLIAALDAAVRQQILRRDAEDLPLLRPSVLNDQAGLIGAALAFEPEASHPEVRP, encoded by the coding sequence ATGAGCCTGAAGCCCTTTTCCTCTTTCCCCTCCGCCGCCTCTTCTGATGCTGCTGCGCCCAGCTCGATCCACGCCATGCCGCCGCACGAGCTGCTGGTGGCCGATATCGGCGGTTCGCACATTCGCATCGCCCGCCACCTCGGCGGCAGCCACTGCGAGCTGCTGCAGCAGAGGGCCACACCGGCGCAGGACTGGTCGGCTTTCTGCGATGCATTGCACGCGGCCGTGTTGCTGCACGCCGGCCCGCACAGCGCCCTGTCCATCGCCATCGCCGGCGTGGTCTCGCCGGCGAGCGGCGAGGTCCAGGCCGCCAACCTGCCCGCGCTGCGCGGCCATGCCTTGGCGCGGGAGCTGACGGCCCGGCTGGGCCTGCCGGTGCAGGCCCACAACGACGCCGATTGCGCCGCCCTGGCCGAAGCCCGGGTGGGCGTGGGCGCCGGGCATGAGGTGGTGTTCGGCGCCGTGCTGGGCACCGGCGTTGGCGGTGGCCTGGTGGTGCGCGGGCAGCTGGTGCGGGGCGCGGGCGGCCTGTGCGGCGAATGGGGCCATGGGCCCATCCTGCGCGAGACCACGCTGTGGAACAGCCACGGCCAGCCCGTGCAGCTGCCACGCTGGGCCTGCGGCTGCGGGCAAATCGGCTGCCTCGACACCGTGGGCGGCGCGCGCGGCCTGGAACGCATGCATCTGGCGCTGAACGCCGACGCGCCCCGCAACAGCCATCAGCTGCTGATCGACTGGCAAGCCGGGGAGCCCGCGGCCAGCGCCACGGTCGCCGCCTGGATCGAACTGCTCTCGAGTCCGTTGGCCCTGGTGCTCAATGTCACAGGCGCCAGCGTCGTGCCGGTTTGCGGCGGGCTGAGCCGTTGTACACCCCTTATCGCAGCACTCGATGCCGCCGTGCGCCAGCAGATCCTGCGGCGCGACGCGGAAGACCTGCCCCTGCTGCGACCCAGTGTCTTGAACGACCAGGCCGGCCTGATCGGCGCCGCCTTGGCCTTCGAGCCCGAGGCCAGTCACCCGGAAGTGCGCCCATGA
- a CDS encoding tryptophan halogenase family protein — translation MSESSSLDKDGSSRSPSPTHGPIRRVVVVGGGSAGWMAAATLATYLGRQASVRLIESEEIGIVGVGEASVPHIRMFNGQMLGIDEAEFVRRTQGTVKLGIEFRDWARIGDRYTHGFGVIGRSRGPLPFHQFWLKLFLAGRAGPIGDYSLQTVMAPQGKFIPGDPSAAPDSPLADIAYAYHFDASLYARFLREISERRGVQRIEGKIVRALQRTDDGFIEAVQLESGERVEGDLFIDCSGFRGLLIEETLKTGYTDWSHWLPCDRALAVPCEGVSPITPYTRATANTAGWQWRIPLQHRIGNGYVFSSQHLSEDQAAATLMANLDGKPLVDPRLLRFTTGMRKQVWNKNVIALGLASGFLEPLESTSIYLVQSGLSRLLSLFPGREFNPQLAERFNRETAFEYERVRDFLILHYHATERDDSDFWSDCRTMSVPDSLSEAMDLFRADGRYFRHGEDFFALPSWVQVMLGQRILPRSYHPIVDDMPEDRLLAFVEGTRHILSDAVAAMPTHQQWIERYWRAA, via the coding sequence ATGAGTGAGAGCAGCAGTCTCGACAAGGACGGCAGCAGCCGCAGCCCATCCCCGACCCACGGCCCCATCCGCCGCGTGGTGGTGGTCGGGGGCGGCAGCGCCGGCTGGATGGCCGCCGCCACCCTGGCCACCTACCTGGGCCGGCAGGCCTCGGTGCGTCTGATCGAATCCGAAGAGATCGGCATCGTCGGCGTGGGCGAGGCCAGCGTGCCGCACATCCGCATGTTCAATGGCCAGATGCTGGGCATCGACGAGGCGGAGTTCGTTCGCCGCACCCAGGGCACCGTCAAGCTCGGCATCGAGTTCCGCGACTGGGCCCGCATCGGCGACCGCTACACCCATGGCTTCGGCGTCATCGGTCGCTCGCGCGGGCCGCTGCCGTTCCACCAGTTCTGGCTCAAGCTGTTCCTGGCCGGCCGCGCCGGGCCGATTGGCGACTACTCCCTGCAAACCGTGATGGCGCCGCAGGGCAAGTTCATCCCCGGCGACCCCTCGGCGGCGCCGGATTCGCCGCTGGCGGACATCGCCTACGCCTACCATTTCGACGCCAGCCTCTACGCCCGTTTTCTGCGCGAGATCTCCGAGCGCCGCGGCGTGCAGCGCATCGAAGGCAAGATCGTGCGCGCCCTGCAGCGCACTGACGACGGCTTCATCGAAGCCGTGCAGCTGGAAAGCGGCGAGCGCGTCGAGGGCGACCTCTTCATCGACTGCTCGGGCTTTCGCGGCTTGCTGATCGAAGAGACCCTCAAGACCGGCTACACCGACTGGTCGCATTGGCTGCCTTGCGACCGCGCCCTGGCTGTGCCTTGTGAAGGTGTGAGTCCCATAACGCCATATACCCGCGCCACCGCCAACACCGCTGGCTGGCAATGGCGCATCCCGCTGCAGCACCGCATCGGCAATGGCTATGTCTTCTCCAGCCAGCACCTCAGCGAGGACCAGGCCGCCGCCACCCTGATGGCCAATCTCGACGGCAAGCCCCTGGTCGACCCGCGCCTGCTGCGCTTCACCACCGGCATGCGCAAGCAGGTCTGGAACAAGAACGTGATCGCCCTGGGCCTGGCCAGCGGATTCCTGGAACCGCTGGAATCCACCAGCATCTACCTCGTGCAATCGGGCCTCAGCCGTTTGCTGAGCCTGTTCCCGGGGCGTGAGTTCAACCCGCAGTTGGCCGAGCGCTTCAACCGCGAGACTGCGTTCGAGTACGAGCGTGTGCGCGACTTCCTGATCCTGCACTACCACGCGACCGAGCGCGACGATTCCGATTTCTGGAGCGACTGCCGCACCATGTCCGTGCCCGACAGCCTGAGCGAGGCCATGGACCTGTTCCGTGCCGACGGCCGCTACTTCCGCCACGGCGAGGATTTCTTCGCCCTGCCCAGTTGGGTGCAAGTGATGCTGGGTCAGCGCATCCTGCCGCGCAGCTACCACCCCATCGTCGACGACATGCCCGAAGACCGCCTGCTCGCTTTCGTGGAAGGAACCCGCCACATCCTGAGCGACGCCGTGGCCGCCATGCCCACCCACCAGCAGTGGATTGAGCGTTACTGGAGGGCCGCATGA
- a CDS encoding TonB-dependent receptor produces MTSKNTHESRQRRWAFTAKTPIASAAALALLALAGGAQAQSAAADKPADKKAETKAEPAQMDTVVITGYRSSIEKSLDQKRNANAIVEVVNAEDVGKFPDKNVADALQRVPGVVVDRSGGEGKNVSVRGLSSELTLTQLNGNYIATAESNGDPTRSFNYMLMPANMLSSAELFKSPEARLDEGGVGGTVILHTRRPLDMKSNSGFFTAEGTWADTTHKTDGQFSGQYAWHDEAKRFGVLVGVTQQKRTTRTMGASTENWQWYGDNYKTHPATDVNGKPSGMSSYWWGQSGFYDQSGKYYQNFMMPTSVNLNVKSEERERQGGQLTLQAKPIDRLTLTGNYFRFNLSQNSQTNILKVPEWNLARYDGDGNWPSGRLLDSLTFDPSGTIVTGAQYSARPGKTYYCSEAAAAAGGQKPGGWGPDDCTVPTPQITGSYNREKALSQTADIAAEWKGDSIDASFKLGRTWAKGGPDMQFTMPIKPRLQNANGSWTMGNTASAWSLVGTPTMTFAPELMANLQKGIGEIDLGSTSSSWTKNGTEQKYAQADFTWRQDSEWLDSLQFGLKFRDGGTRRSTGNNYWVCQGADPANYDKRFQNGCDATASKFQSSFLYGDSLSHLAGGLNASAFPAIDYPAYIAHLNKTYGAMQTRQEDNFVYNVGEKISAAYLQANISTDRLRGNIGLRFVRTKQHADSTDQVDYYKDYFFDGPDGNPAPCLPGNLPAAGAPAGSGCVSGFTKLPDSNSNPATGHVSSFVVSSLDRSYTDVLPSLNLAYDLSRNLLLRAAASKVVARPSYGDIATPGGLKSYSQEYVNDRRLIGGADKVGWFGQGSNKSLEPYKATQVDLGLEWYFHRGSVLGAGLFRKNVSNFSVPVVRDMVMDVGGTSVTVQNYATSAGGRDAVSQGIELYGQHTLDFGLGFQFNYTYNKTNQAEITLADGKVIGKSPLVGSAKNQGNLTVFYGNDQYLLRASYNRRGVVVGGLVNGLNVYSDPYSQIDLNAAYNVSKALSLTASVLNLTKQEARSHLGNDTQDRFYGNSYAGRVAYVGLTYKY; encoded by the coding sequence ATGACAAGCAAGAACACGCACGAATCTCGACAGCGTCGCTGGGCCTTCACGGCGAAGACGCCGATTGCCTCGGCCGCGGCCCTGGCTTTGCTGGCCCTGGCCGGCGGTGCGCAGGCGCAAAGCGCCGCGGCCGACAAGCCCGCCGACAAAAAGGCCGAGACCAAGGCCGAGCCCGCCCAGATGGACACGGTGGTCATCACCGGCTACCGCAGCTCGATCGAGAAGAGCCTCGACCAGAAGCGCAATGCCAATGCCATCGTCGAGGTGGTCAATGCTGAAGACGTGGGCAAGTTCCCCGACAAGAACGTGGCCGACGCGCTGCAGCGCGTGCCCGGCGTGGTGGTGGACCGCAGCGGCGGCGAAGGCAAGAACGTCAGCGTGCGTGGCCTCTCGTCCGAGCTGACCCTGACCCAGCTGAACGGCAACTACATCGCCACGGCCGAGTCCAACGGCGACCCGACCCGTTCCTTCAACTACATGCTGATGCCGGCCAATATGCTGTCCAGCGCCGAGCTGTTCAAGTCGCCGGAAGCGCGGCTGGACGAAGGCGGCGTCGGCGGCACGGTGATCCTGCACACCCGCCGCCCGCTGGACATGAAGTCCAACAGCGGCTTCTTCACTGCCGAGGGCACCTGGGCTGACACCACGCACAAGACCGACGGCCAGTTCTCCGGCCAGTACGCCTGGCACGACGAGGCCAAGCGCTTCGGCGTGCTGGTGGGCGTGACGCAGCAAAAGCGCACGACCCGCACCATGGGCGCCAGCACCGAAAACTGGCAGTGGTACGGCGACAACTACAAGACCCACCCCGCCACCGATGTCAACGGCAAGCCCTCGGGCATGAGCAGTTACTGGTGGGGCCAGTCGGGCTTCTACGACCAGAGCGGCAAGTACTACCAGAACTTCATGATGCCGACCTCGGTCAACCTCAACGTGAAGAGCGAAGAGCGCGAGCGCCAAGGCGGCCAGCTGACTCTGCAGGCCAAGCCCATCGACCGGCTGACCCTGACCGGCAATTACTTCCGCTTCAACCTGTCGCAGAACTCGCAGACCAACATCCTCAAGGTGCCCGAGTGGAACCTGGCCCGCTACGACGGTGATGGCAACTGGCCGAGTGGCCGCCTGCTGGACAGCTTGACCTTTGATCCCAGCGGCACCATCGTGACCGGTGCGCAGTACAGCGCCCGACCCGGCAAGACCTATTACTGCAGCGAGGCCGCCGCGGCGGCGGGCGGCCAGAAGCCCGGCGGCTGGGGCCCGGACGATTGCACCGTGCCCACGCCGCAGATCACCGGCAGCTACAACCGCGAGAAGGCCTTGTCGCAAACCGCCGACATCGCCGCCGAGTGGAAGGGCGACAGCATCGACGCCAGCTTCAAGCTGGGCCGCACCTGGGCCAAGGGCGGGCCGGACATGCAGTTCACCATGCCCATCAAGCCGCGCCTGCAGAACGCCAACGGCAGCTGGACGATGGGCAACACCGCCAGCGCCTGGAGCCTGGTCGGCACACCGACCATGACTTTCGCGCCCGAGCTGATGGCCAATCTGCAGAAGGGCATTGGCGAGATTGACCTGGGCTCCACCTCCTCGTCCTGGACCAAGAACGGCACCGAGCAGAAGTACGCCCAGGCCGACTTCACCTGGCGCCAAGACAGCGAGTGGCTCGACTCCCTGCAGTTCGGCCTCAAGTTCCGCGATGGCGGCACGCGCCGCAGCACCGGCAACAACTACTGGGTCTGCCAGGGCGCCGATCCGGCCAACTACGACAAGCGCTTCCAGAACGGCTGTGATGCCACCGCCTCCAAGTTCCAGTCCTCCTTCCTGTACGGCGATTCGCTCAGCCATCTGGCCGGCGGCCTCAATGCCAGCGCCTTCCCGGCGATTGACTACCCGGCCTATATCGCGCACCTGAACAAGACCTACGGTGCGATGCAGACCCGCCAGGAAGACAACTTCGTCTACAACGTCGGCGAGAAGATTTCGGCGGCCTACCTGCAAGCCAATATCAGCACCGACCGCCTGCGCGGCAATATCGGCCTGCGTTTCGTTCGCACCAAGCAGCACGCCGATTCGACCGACCAGGTCGACTACTACAAGGACTACTTCTTCGACGGCCCGGATGGCAACCCCGCGCCCTGCCTGCCCGGCAATCTGCCGGCAGCCGGTGCACCGGCAGGCTCGGGCTGCGTCAGCGGCTTCACCAAGCTGCCGGACAGCAACAGCAACCCGGCCACCGGCCATGTCTCCTCCTTCGTGGTCAGCTCGCTGGACCGCAGTTACACCGATGTGCTGCCCAGCCTCAATCTGGCCTATGACCTGAGCCGAAACCTGCTGCTGCGCGCTGCGGCGTCCAAGGTGGTGGCCCGCCCGAGCTATGGCGACATCGCCACGCCCGGCGGCCTCAAGTCCTACAGCCAGGAGTACGTCAATGACCGTCGCCTGATCGGTGGCGCCGACAAGGTGGGCTGGTTTGGCCAGGGCAGCAACAAGAGCCTGGAGCCCTATAAGGCCACGCAGGTCGACCTGGGCTTGGAGTGGTACTTCCACCGCGGCTCGGTGCTGGGTGCCGGCTTGTTCCGCAAGAACGTCAGCAACTTCTCGGTGCCCGTGGTGCGCGATATGGTGATGGACGTGGGCGGCACCAGCGTCACCGTGCAGAACTACGCCACCAGCGCCGGCGGCCGCGACGCCGTCTCGCAAGGCATCGAGCTGTACGGCCAGCACACCCTGGACTTCGGCCTGGGCTTCCAGTTCAACTACACCTACAACAAGACCAACCAGGCCGAGATCACCCTGGCCGATGGCAAGGTGATCGGCAAGTCGCCCCTGGTCGGCAGCGCCAAGAACCAAGGCAATCTGACGGTGTTCTACGGCAACGACCAGTACCTGCTGCGCGCCTCCTACAACCGCCGCGGTGTGGTGGTCGGTGGCCTGGTCAATGGCTTGAATGTCTACTCGGACCCCTACAGCCAGATCGACCTGAACGCCGCCTACAACGTCAGCAAGGCGCTGAGCCTCACGGCCTCGGTGCTCAACCTGACCAAGCAGGAAGCCCGCTCGCACCTGGGCAATGACACGCAGGATCGTTTCTACGGCAACAGCTACGCTGGGCGCGTTGCCTATGTGGGCTTGACCTACAAGTACTGA
- a CDS encoding beta-mannosidase: MKFQNLLGRAACFLSMLSLAMPASAAELLPLTQAWQFRLSPASSQAAAHAEATAWRPAQVPGTVHTDLLAAQLIPDPFVAAPEAALQWIGLADWEYRTRFDVPRAQRAQARQELVFEGLDTFAEVRLNGQPLLKADNAFRRWRVPVQKGLLRAQGNELSIVFRSPINKLLPQVQAMPVKLAGNYPSPYGDEPPDAMTGNFVRKPGYHYGWDWGPRYVTAGISQPVTLRSWSGLRIESLQLLQDEVTAERARLRALATLELARAGHYQLRLWQTAPDGRRQLAAEQRGHATEAGLQKIELPLQVEQPRRWFPNGYGEQALYRYELELLQAGRRVDALSQRTGLRSVALKREPDAQGRGFHFEVNGIPVFAKGANSIPFDMFQPRVNAAQLRRVMVSAREANMNMIRSWGGGYYESEAFFDLADELGLMIWQDFMFGGGMQPAYDPAFRANVVVEAREQVQRLRHHPSLVLWCGNNEQEIAWKYWGHGRDMKAADPALAERVWQGYVQLFGRDLRQVVAEEGGGIAYWSSSPGDDLAEVANTPASGDMHYWEVWGNPAHPVSKYLEITPRFMSEYGLQAWPVQATVDAFAPRSEQGISAPLITAHQKFMAGKGNERLLKYIREEFGEPRDFGDFIYRSQLMQAEGIQLAALHHRASRPFTMGSLYWQLNDVWPGAAWSSIDHFGRWKALHFQARRFFAPVAVAALREASGQTRLHVINDRAEARRGELRLRVMTLQGRTLREERQALTLAPLSSQLLTRYADADLLGDADPASAAAVFELQIEGEPPSRSVVYFKPAKDLAWPQASAVQAQVERVGGELQLHVQARSLARGVWIEFEGLDVDVADNALTLLPGESLRLKLKLSGNGKATVEDLQRALRLRVLGSAAL; encoded by the coding sequence ATGAAGTTTCAGAACTTGCTTGGTCGCGCAGCCTGTTTCTTGTCCATGCTCTCGCTGGCCATGCCTGCCTCCGCCGCCGAGCTTCTGCCCCTGACCCAAGCCTGGCAGTTCCGCCTCAGCCCCGCCAGTAGCCAGGCCGCCGCCCATGCCGAAGCCACCGCCTGGCGCCCGGCCCAGGTGCCCGGCACGGTGCACACCGACCTGCTGGCCGCCCAACTGATCCCCGACCCTTTTGTGGCCGCACCCGAGGCAGCCCTGCAATGGATAGGCCTGGCCGATTGGGAGTACCGCACGCGCTTTGATGTGCCGCGCGCTCAGCGGGCGCAGGCACGCCAGGAGCTGGTCTTCGAAGGCCTGGACACGTTTGCCGAGGTGCGGCTCAACGGCCAGCCCTTGCTCAAGGCCGACAACGCCTTCCGTCGCTGGCGCGTGCCGGTTCAAAAAGGCCTGCTGCGCGCGCAGGGCAATGAGCTGAGCATCGTCTTCCGCTCGCCGATCAACAAGCTCCTGCCCCAGGTGCAGGCCATGCCGGTCAAGCTGGCCGGCAACTACCCCTCGCCCTACGGCGACGAGCCGCCCGATGCCATGACGGGAAATTTCGTCCGCAAGCCGGGCTACCACTACGGCTGGGACTGGGGCCCGCGCTACGTCACCGCCGGTATCAGCCAGCCGGTGACCCTGCGGAGCTGGAGCGGCCTGCGCATCGAATCGCTGCAGCTGCTGCAGGATGAGGTCACGGCCGAGCGTGCCCGCTTGCGCGCCCTCGCCACGCTGGAGCTGGCGCGCGCCGGGCACTATCAGCTGCGCCTCTGGCAGACCGCCCCTGATGGCCGCCGCCAGCTGGCCGCCGAGCAACGGGGCCATGCCACGGAAGCCGGCCTGCAGAAAATCGAGCTGCCCCTGCAGGTCGAGCAGCCGCGGCGCTGGTTCCCGAACGGCTATGGCGAGCAGGCCCTGTACCGCTACGAGCTGGAGCTCTTGCAAGCCGGCCGGCGCGTCGATGCGTTGAGCCAGCGCACCGGCCTGCGCAGCGTGGCCTTGAAGCGCGAGCCCGACGCGCAAGGCCGAGGCTTCCACTTCGAGGTCAATGGCATCCCCGTCTTCGCCAAGGGCGCCAATTCCATTCCATTCGATATGTTCCAGCCGCGCGTCAACGCTGCGCAGCTGCGCCGGGTGATGGTTTCGGCGCGCGAGGCGAACATGAACATGATCCGCAGCTGGGGCGGCGGCTACTACGAGAGCGAGGCCTTCTTCGACCTGGCCGACGAGCTGGGCCTGATGATCTGGCAGGACTTCATGTTCGGCGGCGGCATGCAGCCGGCCTACGACCCGGCCTTCCGCGCCAATGTGGTGGTCGAGGCGCGCGAGCAGGTGCAGCGCCTGCGCCACCACCCCAGCCTGGTACTCTGGTGCGGCAACAACGAGCAGGAGATCGCCTGGAAATATTGGGGCCATGGCCGCGATATGAAGGCCGCCGACCCGGCCCTGGCCGAGCGCGTCTGGCAGGGCTATGTGCAGCTCTTCGGCCGCGATCTGCGCCAGGTGGTGGCGGAGGAGGGCGGTGGCATCGCCTACTGGTCCAGCTCGCCCGGTGACGACCTGGCCGAGGTGGCCAACACGCCCGCCAGTGGCGATATGCACTACTGGGAGGTTTGGGGCAACCCGGCCCATCCGGTCAGCAAGTACCTGGAGATCACACCGCGCTTCATGTCCGAGTACGGCCTGCAGGCCTGGCCGGTGCAGGCCACGGTGGATGCGTTTGCGCCGCGCAGCGAGCAGGGCATCAGCGCGCCGCTGATCACCGCGCACCAGAAGTTCATGGCTGGCAAAGGCAATGAGCGCTTGCTGAAATACATCCGCGAGGAGTTCGGCGAGCCGCGCGACTTTGGCGATTTCATCTACCGCAGCCAGCTGATGCAGGCCGAGGGCATCCAGCTCGCCGCCCTGCACCACCGCGCCAGCCGGCCTTTCACCATGGGCTCGCTGTACTGGCAGCTCAACGATGTCTGGCCCGGCGCAGCCTGGTCCAGCATCGACCATTTCGGCCGCTGGAAGGCCTTGCACTTCCAGGCCCGGCGCTTCTTCGCGCCGGTAGCGGTGGCGGCGCTCCGCGAGGCCTCGGGCCAGACCCGGCTGCACGTGATCAACGATCGCGCCGAGGCCCGCCGCGGCGAGCTGCGCCTGCGCGTGATGACGCTGCAAGGCCGCACCCTGCGCGAGGAGCGCCAGGCGCTGACCTTGGCGCCGCTCTCGTCCCAGCTGCTCACGCGTTATGCCGATGCCGATTTGCTCGGCGATGCCGACCCGGCCTCTGCCGCGGCCGTGTTCGAGCTGCAGATCGAGGGCGAACCGCCTTCGCGCAGCGTGGTGTATTTCAAGCCCGCCAAAGACCTGGCTTGGCCACAAGCCTCAGCCGTGCAGGCCCAGGTCGAGCGCGTGGGCGGCGAGCTGCAGCTGCATGTGCAAGCGCGCAGTCTGGCGCGCGGCGTCTGGATTGAGTTCGAGGGCTTGGACGTGGATGTGGCTGACAACGCCTTGACCCTGCTGCCCGGCGAGTCGCTGCGCCTCAAGCTCAAGCTCAGCGGAAACGGCAAAGCCACCGTGGAAGACCTGCAGCGCGCCCTGCGCCTGCGTGTGCTGGGGAGTGCGGCGCTGTGA